In the genome of candidate division KSB1 bacterium, one region contains:
- a CDS encoding putative zinc-binding protein — protein MQNSKMFILACSGASNTGAYSDKVARKMMQNGNAKMLCLARFAVDPAFAEESKAELGDGVRIVVLDGCPINCAEKILMEKGIQQFEHINTTDFGIVKGQTPVTEAKINEICEFLKGKDA, from the coding sequence ATGCAAAATAGCAAAATGTTTATTCTGGCCTGTTCAGGTGCTTCGAATACAGGTGCTTACTCTGATAAGGTGGCTCGAAAAATGATGCAGAATGGCAACGCCAAAATGCTGTGCCTGGCCCGCTTTGCAGTCGATCCTGCCTTTGCTGAAGAAAGCAAAGCAGAGTTGGGCGATGGCGTCAGAATTGTGGTGCTGGATGGCTGTCCGATCAATTGTGCGGAAAAGATTTTGATGGAGAAAGGTATCCAGCAATTTGAGCACATCAATACGACCGATTTTGGCATCGTCAAAGGACAGACGCCAGTGACCGAAGCAAAGATTAATGAAATATGTGAGTTTTTGAAAGGGAAGGATGCATAA